In one Thermodesulfobium acidiphilum genomic region, the following are encoded:
- a CDS encoding DUF5320 domain-containing protein: MPRGDGTGPLGQGPMTGRGLGYCSGNTLPGFAAAGYRIGRGFFGRGRRFFCRGLGWVGLPIYSAYNNPQAEKSFLQNQLNALEKAVEVIKDRLNSIEKEKE; this comes from the coding sequence ATGCCAAGAGGCGATGGAACAGGACCATTAGGACAGGGACCAATGACCGGCAGAGGTCTTGGATATTGTTCTGGCAATACTCTACCAGGATTTGCTGCAGCAGGATATAGGATTGGAAGAGGATTTTTTGGACGTGGTAGAAGATTCTTTTGCAGAGGATTAGGTTGGGTAGGCTTACCAATATACAGTGCATACAATAACCCACAAGCAGAAAAGAGCTTTTTACAAAATCAACTAAATGCACTTGAAAAAGCTGTAGAAGTTATAAAGGATAGACTAAATTCCATAGAAAAAGAAAAAGAATAA
- a CDS encoding MFS transporter: MSTNLSDFIPAPLKQLNFSLYFWGQGISLVGSWIQSAALSWLVYKITSSTSALGLLTFSAQVPMAIFTLFGGDIADTFQKKKILYITQTAFTFVALLMFLATIEHANFWFFIMLTSISGFIAAFDMPTRQAFVVELVDKKEDLPQAIALNSGMFNAARIIGPTIAGFLVALFGEAICFLINAISFLAVLTSLFFIKTKKGENLTKKVGANFKEAYNFTINSKEILMAIAILSMGGFLGISYMVLLPAIAKIILNTNVQGYGLLMGSSGLGSLVAALFLGTRKNTSNLINIVKRSSLLLSASLIGIAIFQNFVCSMIFLFLSGFGLISLAVTTNTLIQIKTPNNIRGKMMSIYSLSFIGLSPFGALVIGFLSNSIGIEPTLILCGFTLLLADIFIFKL, encoded by the coding sequence TTGTCTACTAACCTTTCTGATTTTATTCCAGCCCCTTTAAAGCAGCTTAACTTCAGTTTATATTTTTGGGGACAAGGAATATCACTAGTTGGAAGTTGGATCCAAAGCGCTGCACTTTCTTGGCTCGTTTATAAAATAACTTCATCCACATCAGCTCTTGGTCTTTTAACCTTTTCTGCTCAAGTCCCAATGGCAATATTTACACTTTTTGGGGGTGATATAGCCGATACTTTTCAAAAGAAGAAAATATTATATATCACACAAACAGCTTTCACATTTGTTGCCCTTTTAATGTTCTTAGCTACCATAGAACATGCAAATTTTTGGTTTTTCATCATGCTTACAAGTATATCCGGCTTTATAGCTGCTTTTGACATGCCAACAAGACAGGCTTTCGTGGTAGAGCTAGTTGATAAGAAAGAAGATTTACCACAAGCTATAGCACTCAATTCTGGGATGTTTAATGCAGCAAGAATAATAGGACCAACTATAGCTGGATTTTTAGTAGCCCTTTTTGGAGAAGCAATTTGCTTTTTGATAAATGCTATCTCATTTCTTGCAGTACTTACATCACTTTTTTTTATAAAAACAAAAAAAGGTGAAAACTTAACTAAAAAAGTAGGAGCCAATTTCAAAGAAGCGTACAATTTTACAATTAATAGTAAGGAAATACTTATGGCAATAGCAATACTTTCGATGGGAGGTTTTCTTGGAATATCTTATATGGTGCTTTTGCCTGCTATTGCAAAAATAATCTTAAACACCAACGTTCAAGGTTATGGACTATTAATGGGATCTTCTGGACTGGGATCTTTAGTTGCAGCACTTTTTTTAGGAACGAGAAAAAATACTTCCAATCTTATAAATATTGTAAAGCGTTCTTCACTTCTCTTATCTGCTAGCCTTATAGGCATAGCTATATTCCAAAATTTTGTTTGTAGCATGATATTCCTCTTTTTATCCGGATTTGGCTTGATATCCTTAGCAGTCACAACAAATACTTTAATTCAGATAAAGACACCCAATAACATTCGTGGAAAAATGATGAGTATATATTCACTTTCATTTATAGGTTTATCTCCCTTTGGTGCACTTGTTATTGGTTTTCTTTCAAATTCTATCGGCATAGAACCCACTTTGATACTTTGTGGATTTACTCTTCTTTTAGCTGATATCTTCATTTTTAAACTTTAA
- a CDS encoding P-loop NTPase, whose protein sequence is MTIAIASGKGGTGKTTIATNLAIVASEKYDSVTLLDCDVEEPNSHIFINGKKIKEEVVNVRIPEVDESLCTECGACSNFCQYNAIVSLKGKPVVFKEMCHSCGGCTLVCQPKAIHEVDHRIGLINFYKSGKINLIEGLLDIGSPLSPPLIGAVKGYESKDTLNIIDAPPGTSCPVIEAIRDADYLILVTEPTPFGLNDLILAVEVSRKLNKKFSVAINRVGSGDDRVHKYCKKENIPIILEIPDDRRIAELYSNGKIILENLPEYKKCFEEVLEKIGTVIQNGQ, encoded by the coding sequence ATGACAATAGCTATTGCATCAGGAAAAGGTGGCACAGGCAAAACTACAATTGCAACCAACCTTGCAATTGTAGCATCTGAAAAATATGATAGTGTAACTTTATTGGATTGCGATGTAGAAGAACCAAATTCCCATATATTTATAAACGGAAAAAAAATTAAGGAAGAGGTTGTAAACGTAAGAATTCCTGAGGTTGATGAAAGTCTTTGTACTGAATGCGGAGCATGTAGCAATTTTTGTCAATATAATGCTATAGTATCCCTCAAGGGCAAACCAGTTGTTTTCAAAGAAATGTGTCACTCTTGTGGCGGATGTACTCTTGTGTGTCAGCCAAAAGCTATACACGAAGTCGATCATAGAATAGGATTGATCAATTTTTATAAATCAGGAAAAATAAATCTCATCGAAGGCCTTTTAGACATTGGAAGCCCATTAAGCCCCCCTTTAATTGGAGCGGTAAAAGGATATGAAAGTAAAGATACGTTAAATATTATCGATGCCCCTCCAGGAACGTCTTGTCCTGTAATAGAAGCAATAAGGGATGCAGATTATCTCATTCTTGTAACAGAACCAACTCCCTTTGGCCTAAACGATTTAATTTTAGCAGTTGAAGTATCTCGAAAGTTGAATAAGAAGTTTTCTGTTGCAATAAATAGAGTTGGCTCAGGCGATGACAGGGTGCATAAATATTGCAAAAAAGAAAACATCCCAATAATACTAGAAATCCCAGACGACAGGAGAATAGCAGAATTATATTCGAACGGCAAAATTATCTTAGAAAATTTGCCAGAATACAAAAAGTGTTTTGAAGAAGTTTTAGAAAAGATTGGTACGGTGATTCAAAATGGACAATAA
- a CDS encoding DUF5320 domain-containing protein: MKVALSVHNEIIAPVFDSSNNIEIIEIDNSKINSRKVYKIDLADIFSFFLRNSVDLIICGAISKQLEFQLSALSKVIPFICGSKEEIISALLKNKNFSDFLMPGCKRNRFRGDFLKNYISKGVTKMPRGDGTGPLGQGPLGAGQGRGRGRMGGQGFGPGGECVCPNCGTRIPHRPGVPCVQEKCPKCGTMMIRG; the protein is encoded by the coding sequence TTGAAAGTAGCATTATCTGTACACAACGAAATTATTGCTCCCGTTTTCGATTCATCAAACAATATAGAAATTATCGAAATCGATAACAGCAAAATTAACAGTAGAAAGGTATATAAAATTGATTTAGCAGATATTTTTAGTTTCTTCCTGAGAAATAGTGTTGATTTAATTATCTGTGGAGCAATTAGCAAACAACTTGAATTTCAACTATCAGCACTATCCAAAGTTATCCCATTCATATGTGGAAGCAAAGAAGAAATTATTTCAGCACTTTTGAAAAACAAAAACTTTAGCGACTTTTTAATGCCAGGATGTAAAAGAAACAGGTTTAGAGGCGATTTTTTAAAAAATTATATTTCAAAAGGAGTGACCAAAATGCCAAGAGGCGATGGAACAGGACCATTAGGACAGGGACCATTAGGTGCTGGACAGGGCAGAGGAAGAGGCCGCATGGGAGGACAGGGTTTTGGACCTGGAGGAGAATGTGTGTGCCCTAACTGTGGAACAAGAATTCCACACAGACCAGGAGTACCATGTGTACAGGAAAAGTGCCCAAAATGTGGAACAATGATGATTAGAGGTTAA
- a CDS encoding NifB/NifX family molybdenum-iron cluster-binding protein — MKVAFTSQGNSLDSQFDERFGRAMYFIIYDTDTNETKVLENMAGVESAHGAGISAAKKLVDAKVDALVTGNCGPNAFYVLSENNIKIYLSNAKTVKEAIEEFKNKKLEIASSPTKGGHWR; from the coding sequence ATGAAAGTTGCTTTTACATCACAAGGAAATAGTTTAGATTCACAATTTGATGAAAGATTTGGAAGAGCAATGTACTTTATAATTTATGATACAGATACCAATGAAACTAAGGTGTTAGAAAATATGGCAGGGGTAGAATCTGCTCATGGGGCAGGGATTAGTGCCGCTAAAAAGTTAGTCGATGCTAAAGTTGATGCCCTGGTTACGGGTAATTGTGGGCCAAATGCCTTTTATGTTTTATCTGAAAACAACATCAAAATCTACCTATCAAATGCAAAAACTGTAAAAGAAGCTATAGAAGAATTTAAAAATAAAAAACTTGAAATAGCAAGTTCACCCACAAAGGGTGGACATTGGAGATGA